TTAAATGGTTCGCATGAAGACAACAAGAACGGCACCAGGGCTTCAAAACACAATACGAGCCAACAAATAACTGCTTATACAAATAATGCTCGtgctcatattaaaacaatatgttaatttgaataaaatttgaaacagaAAACCAAGATCGTATTCAATCTggctttttgtttacaatttaaatcaaataggTCCTTGTATTGGTGAGAGCATGCAATTCATTATCAGGTAGTTGGGAACTTGTAAAAGAAATTTGGCAAATTCGTGTTTTGTAACACGTTTATCAATTTGAGAAAATCTCTATTGCTGACATGAAAATGACTCAATCgaaacaactcggccatctccggcaagcttccaGATAGACATATCTgtttgatactagccgaggtgttccgatttgAAAATGACTTAGGTTATCTAGGTCCAATTATCTGGCGCGTTGtcaaaaacaagttatttttaatatagtCAAGTTAGATATGTCAGGATTACTGTCGATAACCCGAATTTGTCGAGTCCACTGTAAGTATTTTCGTTGTTCGAGACTTTTGagtattgttttcaataataacatACTTTGCCAATGTGTTTTCTTCACATTGCTTTGGTTTCCAGTCATAGCCAGTATTTACTGAGGGAGGCAGGGAGCTACTAAGATTACTTTGATGTTACAAGCATATAGTCATATGTCTTGTActaaacagtgttttttttctttctttcagaCCCTGCATTGTACATGGATTATCGTTAAAAAATAGGCTAATGAacgagggagggagggaggtaCTAAGATTACTTTGATGTTACAAGCATATAGTCATATGTCTTGTACTAAacagtgttttgttttctttcagaCTCTGCTTTGTACAAGGATTATCGTTTAAAAATAGGCTAATGAacgagggagggagggagggagggagggagtaAGGTACTAAGATTACTTTGATGTTACAAGCATATAGTCATATGTTTTGTActaaacagtgttttttttctttcagacCCTGCTTTGTACATGGATTATCGTTAAAAAATAGGCTAATGAACGAaagagggagggagggagggaggtaCTAAGATTACTTTGATGTTACAAGCATATAGTCATATGTCTTGTACTaaacagtgtgttttttttctttcagacCCTGCTTTGTACATGGATTATCGTTAAAAAATAGGCTAATGAACGAAGAAGGGAGGGAGGGAGGTACTAAGATTACTTTGATGTTACAAGCATATAGTCATATGTTTTGTActaaacagtgtttttttttctttcagacCCTGCTTTGTACATGGATTATCGTTAAAAAATAGACTAATGAACGAAGGAggaagggagggagggaggTACTAAGATTACTTTGATGTTACAAGCATATAGTCATATGTCTTGTActaaacagtgtttttttttctttcagacCCTGCTTTGTACATGGATTATCGTTAAAAAATAGACTAATGAACGaaggagggagggagggagggaggtaTTAAGATTACTTTGATGTTACAAGCATATAGTCATATGTCTTGTACTagacagtgttttttttctttcagacCCTGCTTTGTACATGGATTATCGTTAAAAAATAGGCTAATGAACGGAAAGTGTTAATGCCTTTAGTGCTTAAACAATGTAGTAATGGAGAAAACTGAACTCACGTTGTCGAGGTATTTTTGATATGTATATTCTTAATGATCGTTAAAATCGATATAAGTTAAATACGTCCATACAAAGTCGTTAAATCATTCTCACGGATAACACAATCTTAACCTCAGTTCAACATTAAACAACATTCATTTCGCAAGTTTATAAGCATGGCTTCTTCTAAGGAAATGTGCGAGACATGTCTATTTGATACAAAGAATAATGAAGCGACGCTATTTTGTGTGGATTGCAATGAACCACTTTGCGAGGGTTGTGGGGCCGTCCATCGAAAGCAGCGCCTTAGTCGCCACCACAAGGTGTTTGATATCGGCAATGCACCACCAGCAGAAGTGTTGGCTACACTGAAGGAGCTCACGGCCTGCCCAAACCACGCGACCGAAGAGGTGGAGTATGTGTGTCGCGAGCACGACCAGCTTTGCTGCAGCAAGTGCGCAAACACCGTACACCGCAAGTGTGACCATTTAGAAACAATTGCAGACCTTATGGATAAACCGAACGCCAGCGATACTAAACCCATCGTTGTACTCGGACAGTTTGAAGACTTCGCAAAGAAAATGAAAGAGCACGAagataagcataaaaaagccatCGAATAGACTGCTTCAGAGACTGATACCACACTAAAGCAAACACAAGCAAAACTTAAGGAGACATTGCAGAGGCTGAACGTCAAGATAAACAATGAAAAGGAACTACAGCATCATAATCTTACGATGCATTCCGAAAACCAGGATCTCGCTATACAGATGTTTAAAAGTAAAGtcgaagaagaaaagaaaaagattgAATCTGTTTCAAAACACGGCCAGCCCGTTCATAATTTTCTGTTGGGCagggaaatgaaaaaaaactacCTTGGTTGCACTAAAAGAGGGCGCATCCGCAATCAAAGAAAGTGCAAGTCAGCATGTGCTTGCTTGCACAATACCTACATCTTTAGATGACCTTGCAAGACAGATTGGCTTGTGTTTACAGATGGATATGTGCGCACTACCGGTTTGTGAAGTTAGCGTTCCGTCCATGTCTAACACATTATCATTAGATCCAGTCGAAATTGATACAGTTAAATTGCGTGAAAATCAATTGAAATCATTTTCGAAAATGTTTCCTAACGCAGGCATGATACGTCGGCACTGTTCACTTGTTTGGATGAATGGCCTTATGTTAATACTGGATGAAAGACCGAGTGAAATACGAGTGGTAACCTGACCTGAAAAGCGCATTAATCGCATTCCAATACCTGAAATTAACCCAGAGTGTAACACATATACTGCGACTGGGGAATTTGCCTGTATTTCTGATCTGAATGGAGCAGAGTTTGTCTACTGTAATTCACGATTCCtaaaaatatttgtgatgaACGCAAAAGAAAAGTTCGTTCAGAGGCAAATAAAAATTCAGGTCAATATCCATCTGTTTTGTCGAGATAAGGAAAGTGGGTGCATTGTTGCTCTTTCCAAATGCCCTGCCACTGTCATGCTGTTGTCCACTGACGGGAAAACGGTAGCCAACCTACCGGAAGGACATTCcctcaataaatatataaacaatgcaGACAGCATGGAGTATGCAAGTGGAATGGTGTACCTTATATGTTCTTCCCAAAACCAAGTAGTCAGTTTCAGCATGAACGGCTCACTAAGGTACACATACACGCACCAGAATTTACGTCGTCCTGGAAATGCCGTGATTGGACCCTATAATACGTTGTTTGTTGCCAACAGAGGCGGAAACTCCATTCATGCCGTTGATGCAGAAGGGAAACAGGTTAGACAACTCCTACAGGGAAAGATAAATGCACCGTGTGCAGTGGCACTTGACAATCGCATGGAACACATGGCTGTTTTGCAAGAAGATTACaccataaaaaaaaatatttaagttccaATAGATCAAAAATGGTTTGCATGCACAACTTACTAAGACATTTATTTGTAGcgtgtttatatacatattcgTATCAACTGATTGAataaagcaattgtttactcgtgtttgtaaaatttatcaATTCAAGTATACCAGATGAGCATTTCTCGACAAGTTTTCCACACGTTCGTGTTTTTATAACTCGTGTGAGCATGAGCATGAAATTCTCGTGGTTCGATGTTATGATCGAGGCCATGGTTTGATGTTATGTTCGAGGCTATGGTTCGAGGTCATGTTTGAGGCCATGCTACGATTTTATGTTCGAGGCCATGGTTCGAGGTCATGTTCGTGGCCATGTTACGATTTTATGTTCGAGACCATGGTTCGATGTCATGTTCGAGGCCATGGTAAGATGTTATGTTCGAGGCCATGGTTTGATGTTATGTTCGAGGCCATGGCTCGAGGTCATGTTCGAGGTCATGTTACGATTTTATGTTCGAGGCCATGGTTCGAGGTCATGTTCGAGGCCATGTTACGATTTTATGTTCGAGGCCATGGTTCGATGTCATGTTCGAGGCCATGGTACGATGTTATGTTCGAGGCCATGGTTCGAGGTCATAATACGATGTTGTTACGATGTTATGTTCGAGTCCATTGTTCGAGGTCATGTTCGAGGCCATGGTTCGATGTCATGTTTGAGGCCATGGTACGATGTTATGTTCGAGGTTATGGTCGAGGCCATGGAACGATATTTTGTCGAGGCCATGGTTCGGTGTTATGTTCGAGGCCATGATACGATTTTATGTTCGAGGCCATGGTTCGAGGTCATGTTCGATTCCAAGTTGCGATTTTATGTTCGAGGTCATGGTTCGATTACATGTTTGAGGCCATGGTACGATGCTATGTTTAAGGCAATGGTACGATGTTATGTTCGAGGCCATGGTTCCAGGTCATGTTCGAGGCCATGGTACGAAGTTATGTTCGAGGCCATGGTACGATGTTATGTTCGAGACCATGGTTCTATGTCATGTTCGAGGCCATGGTTCTATGTCATGTTCGAGGCCATGGTACGATATTATGTTCGTGGCCAAGGTTCGAGGTCCTTTTCGACATCATGGTACAATGTCTTTGAAGCTAAGGAGACAAGCCCAATCGAGCAAAGATCCTTTTAGTGGCACATGGTAAAGTCATTAAACGTGAAACACACAACGTTTCAAACAAACAAGGACAGgaagtaattttatttaaaaaaagctgGGTTACCGCCTTTAACTCGAGTGGTCAGCATGAACAGCAGTTATTGGGTTTAAAACATTATCATAATCGCATTTTAGTTCAATTGAAATTctgaccccaatttctcgaaaatagtttaacaagcttaagtatattattttatttagtcaaATTAATTGCTCAAACTTGATTCTAATAAAACCTAAGTTTCTTGAATAATCATGAAGATCAGTCTTAGAAAAATCAATAGTATGCCCATAAACCG
Above is a genomic segment from Mya arenaria isolate MELC-2E11 chromosome 2, ASM2691426v1 containing:
- the LOC128222600 gene encoding transcription intermediary factor 1-beta-like, whose translation is MASSKEMCETCLFDTKNNEATLFCVDCNEPLCEGCGAVHRKQRLSRHHKVFDIGNAPPAEVLATLKELTACPNHATEEVEYVCREHDQLCCSKCANTVHRKCDHLETIADLMDKPNASDTKPIVVLGQFEDFAKKMKEHEDKHKKAIE